The following is a genomic window from Solanum lycopersicum chromosome 6, SLM_r2.1.
ACTTTGAAAAACTAGGAGTTTCAGGCTTTAGGGAACTTGAGGGACTTGGAGAACTTGGAGTGTCAGGTTTTGATAAACTAGGAGCCTTGGGCTTTGAGAAACTTGACATCTCGGGCGTTGGGGAACTTGGTGCCTTAGGCTTCGAGGAATTTGGAGTATTAGGCTTTGAGAAACTAGGAGTCTTAGGCTTTGAAAAGCTAGATGTCTCAGGCTTTGAGAAACTAGGGGTCTCAGGCTTTGGGGAATCTTGTGTCTTGGGGCTTGGAGAACTTGCCATTTCAGGCTTTGTGAAAGTAGGGGTCTCAGACTTTGGGGAACTCGGAGTCTCGGGTTTTGAAAAACTGGGAGTCTTAGATTTTGCGGAGCTTGAAGTCTCAGGCTTTGAGAAACTAGGAGTCTCGAGCTTTGGGAAGCTAGGGGTCTCGAGCTTTGTGAAACTAGGGGTCTCGAGCTTTGTGAAACTAGGGGTCTCAGGCTTCGAAGAACTTGGAATTTCTGGCTTTAAAGAAGTAGGAGTATCTAACTTTGGGGAATTCAGAGTCCCAGGCTTTGAAAAAGTAGGAGTCTCAAATTTTGAGAAACTAGGGGTTTTAGGCTTTGAAAAACTAGGGGTCTCAAGCTTTTGAGAATCAGGGGTCTCTGGCTTTAGGGAATTAGGTTTCTTAGGCTTTAAAAAACTAGAAATCTTGGGTTTTGTAGAACTAGGAGTCTCAGATTTTGAAAAACTTGGAATCTCAGGTTTTGATAAAGTAGGAGTCTTAGGCTTAGAGAAAGTAGGAGTCTCAGGCTTCGATAAAGTAGGGGTATCGGGCTTTGGGGAAGTAGGAGTCTTGGTCATTGAAAAACTAGGGTTCTCAGGCTTTGAGAAGGTAGGATTCTCAGATTTTGGTGAACCAGGGGTCTTGGGCTCAGAGAAACTTGGAGTCTTGGGCTTTGAGAAAATAAGAGTTTCAGGCTTGGATAAAGTAAGAGTCTCAGGCTTTGGAGAACTAGGGGTATCAAGTTTTGAAAAACTAGGAGTCTCAGGCTTTGAGAAACTAGGAGTCTCAGGTTTTGAAAAACTAGGGGTCTCGGGCTTTGAAAAAGTAGGGGTCTCAGGTTTTAAAAAACTAGGTGTCTCAAGCTTTGAGACAGGTGTCTCAGGCTTTGAGAAACTAGGAGTTTCTGACTTGGAGAAACTAGGAGCCTCAGGTTTTGAGAAACTAGGGATTTCAGGTTTGGAAAAACTAGGTGTCTCAGGATTTGAGAAACTAGATGTCTTAGGGTTTGAGAAACTAGGAGTTTTTGACTTTGAGAAACTAGGAGTCTCAGGCTTTGAAAAAGTAGGAATCTCTGGTTTTGAGAAAGTAGGGGTTTCAGGTTTTGAAAAGCTAGGTGACTTAGACTTTGAGAAACTAGGTGTTTCAGGTTTTGAGAAACTAGGGATGTCAGGCTTTGCAAGACTAGGGGTCTCAGGCTTTGAAAGACTAGGTGAACTGGAGAAACTTAGGGTAGTTGGCGTTGAGAAACTAGGGGTCTCAGGATTTGTAAAactagaaattttgaaatttgagaaaCTAGGAGTCTCGGGCTTTGAGAACCCTGGTGTTCCAGGTTTAGAGAAACTAGGATTCTCTGGCTTTGAGAAACTAGGTGTTTCAGGTTTAGAAAAACTAGGGTTCTCAGGCTTTGAAAGACCGGGGGAATTGGAGAAACTTGGGGTAGCAGGCATTAAGAAAGTAGGGGTAGTGGGCGTCGAGAAACTTGGGACAACGGATGTTGAAAAACTAGGATTAGCGGGTGCTGAAAAACTTGGGGTCTGAAGAAGGCGACTTGCCGTTATAGTAGTTATCATGTCGTCATGCATAAAGTAGATAAAAGCAAACAATAAGATGGAGGAAAAGTTGTAGGGCCAAGCCATTTTTGTGCTGAGACAAGaaacttaaagaaaaatatggtaaaagaaaataaaattttgatattttaattgtttttcatttagctatatatagatttttaaagGCATGTAAAAGGGAGGATTTCAATACTTGATAGGTTAGTTGTCCTATTTATCTGCCAATATTATAGTATCTAGAATTTGTATTATGATAGCAAGATTATAGTATCTTGAATATCGCTAGAATGAAGGAATGCTCAAATTTTCTAGCTTAAATGAGATTATTAAGGAAACAAATAATTGTTAAACTATTTACTAATTATCTTTAAATTATCAATCATTATGTCTTTTAATTAtgtcctttctttctttctagcCTTTCTCTcaggataaaatttaaataaaagtggGTATAAGAAAGacacatcatatcataatcaaaCATAATTGAACTTAACATGCATATAACTCTATCATGATAAGAATGGCAGCATTGATTTCTTCTTTTAATAACTAAAATCATTACACTTTTCACcatatatctttaaaaataaacatataaactTCCTTagtctatttattttataaggcATTGTTTGATTGAATACCGCGTCTGGATGTTAACTTTATTTaagtattaatattattactacaaatattaaaataattattgataatttaatttgatggagaaaaaattatattatatgaatatacTTAAAAGTATTAATCAACTATCGACAAAATAATATTccatattttagtaaattatgATAACTTTTGGGAGCATTGGGATGTCCcagttaaaagaaataaaaagttgatTATAACTCGAAACAAAATTAGGCTTTGTATGGAACAATAGCGACAGAAAGACAACTTACCAACAAGATGTCGATCATCAATATATCATTGTTGTAGAGACATGGTGGGAAATAAGTATTTATTAATCTGctgataattttgatttaatgtGGATATCTCACCTTTTGGATCTTCAAACTCTAGTTGTTTGTTCATCTAATATATTAAGGACATCTCTTGCAACTATTTGGAAAATGAAGACGCGGAGGCATTTGGATGTAGACAAACTTTCTTTTGTATGGGATGACAATGATAAAGAAATTTTTGAACAATGTTCAACAACTATGCTAGAGAACTTGAAGACATTTCACACTCATCGTATATCTGTGGATGATCTGAATCCAAGGTTCTGGTGGAGATTTGCGAATCTTGAAGAACTTAGCCTCCGTGTTGAAGCTTTACCTAGTTGTCCTTTGTTTCCATCAGCGGAAGTTCATACTCATACTCATCTTCAATCTCTTAATCTGATCATAAGCCCTTGAGGATTCTTCGATTCAGTTGGTTGGGAGAGCTACTGTGTCTTCGCTTCGAATATTAGGGATTTGTGCATTGGCGGTTGTTCCTTAACAAAAGAAATGACTAAATATTACAAGATTGAAGAAGCTTCAAAGTCTCTCATTACAGGGGGACTTTTATCATGGAAATCAGAGAACTCTTGTTTGGACGTCACAAGTGTCGAGTTCCCTGCACTCAAATACTTGGAATTACACTTTGTGAGGATGGAAGAATGGAAAGCATCGGAGGAATCATTTCATGTGCTTGAGGAGCTGTCTATAAGAAGTGATTACTTCTACAAGGAGATCCCTTCGAGCTTTGCAGATATTTCAACACTGCGACTTATTAAACTATTTGACTACACGGACTCTCTTAGGGTTTCAGCTATGaatatcaaaaaagaaatcGAAGAAAACACAGGATGTGATAGTCTCCAAGTTCTTTTATTGTCCTAGTTCGATACACATAGCATAGAGTCATAGACATGCATTCTCATTCTTAATCCAAGTAAGTAGTCAACTAAACaatattgtatttaatttttcttctgcAAGATTTGCAAGTCTCcctatttatttgtatttcagaATGTATTTAAGTTTCACAAATAGTTATCTCAATTTATAAATAGACACAACACTAGGAGATCTCAATTTATGAATTCATTTACTTGTCGTTTCAGCTGTGAACATCAAAAAAGATAGAGAAGAAAACACTGGATGATAGTCTCCAAGTTAGCCATA
Proteins encoded in this region:
- the LOC104648109 gene encoding uncharacterized protein: MAWPYNFSSILLFAFIYFMHDDMITTITASRLLQTPSFSAPANPSFSTSVVPSFSTPTTPTFLMPATPSFSNSPGLSKPENPSFSKPETPSFSKPENPSFSKPGTPGFSKPETPSFSNFKISSFTNPETPSFSTPTTLSFSSSPSLSKPETPSLAKPDIPSFSKPETPSFSKSKSPSFSKPETPTFSKPEIPTFSKPETPSFSKSKTPSFSNPKTSSFSNPETPSFSKPEIPSFSKPEAPSFSKSETPSFSKPETPVSKLETPSFLKPETPTFSKPETPSFSKPETPSFSKPETPSFSKLDTPSSPKPETLTLSKPETLIFSKPKTPSFSEPKTPGSPKSENPTFSKPENPSFSMTKTPTSPKPDTPTLSKPETPTFSKPKTPTLSKPEIPSFSKSETPSSTKPKISSFLKPKKPNSLKPETPDSQKLETPSFSKPKTPSFSKFETPTFSKPGTLNSPKLDTPTSLKPEIPSSSKPETPSFTKLETPSFTKLETPSFPKLETPSFSKPETSSSAKSKTPSFSKPETPSSPKSETPTFTKPEMASSPSPKTQDSPKPETPSFSKPETSSFSKPKTPSFSKPNTPNSSKPKAPSSPTPEMSSFSKPKAPSLSKPDTPSSPSPSSSLKPETPSFSKSETPSSPKLETPSFSKIETPSLSKPETSSSPNPKTLIFSKPETPSSLNLETPSSTKSDTPSSLKPATPSSQKPETPSSPKPKTPRSPKPKTPSSAKFEMLSSPKPETPSSPKTETPSSPKPETPSFPKPKMPSSPKHGTSSFETPSFPKSETPSSQKPDTPSSSNFEMPNSPKYETPSSPNLKTPSFSEPDIPGFLKPKKSNSSKLDIPVAPAAAPESETPTVSWPKKPSVPNHKLPTTPNSEIPTFTKHELPVILDPEVPSVLKTELPKPSTQTSSTSP